In a single window of the Osmerus eperlanus chromosome 2, fOsmEpe2.1, whole genome shotgun sequence genome:
- the LOC134037020 gene encoding uncharacterized protein LOC134037020 — protein sequence MPRSSKRSRAAKKRISAPEDQGSTVEMPRKKNWRKGRHHLAAAATCSALSDFSLSTDPHSTPCDIPSSSPTPSSDFPPLPTSRSSIFRPCDSLSQSVPVVSCDNVSQSLSRTSGASFTLPLQSIRCAAIGAYCSHGETLSHQGKKLDTNLANFCTKLCNAENFEMKTIVIPDEIKTIKSHSTNSVEYMNSGELSNTVPPSCHNRYIQGSFHQGHVMFAENAGVQCLTNSLTAMLMNELKDVCTWQSSDLDIILVNGNELYTSVQNRNQVKHTHLLVSDLPKSHVLHNVDFTINLGQAFSGIVGVHDYDPDLADMSISLYEALQRVVLEDDSCFLTINKSTCAIIKHTSGYAVFDSHARSYDGLLHPTGKSVVCFFQTFEDMYSHHINRLASSMNAFGKPFEHF from the exons atgccacgttccagcaagagatccagggcagCCAAGAAAAGGATATCTGCTCCAgaagaccaaggatccactgttgag ATGCCGAGGAAGAAGAACTGGCGGAAAGGGCGTCATCACTTGGCTGCTGCTGCAACATGTAGCGCCTTGTCTGATTTTTCTCTATCCACTGATCCCCACTCTACCCCTTGTGATATCCCATCTTCATCCCCCACCCCAAGCTCtgattttcctcctcttccgacCTCTCGGTCATCTATCTTTAGGCCCTGTGACTCTCTTTCACAGTCTGTGCCTGTTGTGAGCTGTGATAATGTATCGCAGTCTCTTTCAAGGACCAGTGGAGCATCGTTCACACTGCCTCTGCAATCTATAAGGTGTGCAGCCATTGGGGCATACTGTTCTCACGGTGAAACTCTCAGTCACCAAGGAAAAAAACTTGATACAAACCTTGCAAACTTTTGTACAAAACTGTGCAACGCTGAAAACTTTGAAATGAAA ACTATTGTAATACCTGATGAAATTAAAACTATCAAAAGTCATTCAACAAACTCTGTTGAATACATGAACAGTGGTGAGCTGTCCAACACCGTGCCTCCAAGCTGTCATAACAGGTATATACAAGGATCTTTTCATCAAGGACATGTGATGTTTGCAGAAAATGCAGGCGTACAATGTCTGACAAACAGTTTAACAGCAATGTTGATGAATGAACTGAAAGATGTGTGCACGTGGCAAAGTAGTGACCTTGATATTATTCTTGTGAATGGAAACGAGCTTTATACGTCAGTGCAGAACCGCAATCAGGTAAAACATACTCATCTTTTGGTAAGTGATTTGCCAAAGTCTCATGTGTTGCATAATGTTGATTTTACAATTAATCTTGGACAAGCATTTAGTGGCATAGTAGGAGTACATGATTATGATCCAGATTTGGCAGACATGTCAATAAGCCTTTATGAAGCACTGCAAAGAGTAGTACTAGAAGATGACAGCTGTTTTTTGACAATTAATAAAAGTACTTGTGCCATTATTAAACACACCAGTGGTTATGCAGTATTTGACTCCCACGCACGCAGCTATGATGGCCTTCTTCATCCAACAGGAAaaagtgttgtgtgtttctttcaaacTTTTGAGGATATGTACAGCCATCACATTAATAGGCTTGCAAGTTCAATGAATGCCTTTGGAAAACCGTTTGAG